The following DNA comes from Shinella zoogloeoides.
CTGGTACGCCAAGGGCTGAACATCACCATAAACAAGAGGGGTATGACCATGAAACGACTGATAGCATCCGCAATGCTGGCGCTCAGCCTCGGGGCCGCGGCACCGGCCTCGGCCTTCGAGCCGGAATCCACCGATACGATCAAGCTGATGGTGGCCGACTGGTCCTCGATGCTGATCGACACCGAGATCCTCAATATCATCCTGTCGACCTATGGCTACAGCGTGGAGACGGTCGTCGCCGACGACAGCGCCCGCTATCCTGGCTTCGAGACCGGCGACCTGACCATCGCGCTGGAAACCTGGCAGACGACGCAGGACAAGCCCTTCACCAAGTCGCTTGCGACCGGCAATGTTCTCGACATGGGCGAACTCGGCCCGCACGCCAAGGAAGAATGGTGGTACCCCTCCTACATGGAGGAAAAGTGCCCCGGCCTGCCGGACTGGAAGGCGCTGAAGAACTGCGCCGAAGCCTTTTCCTCGCCGGAAACCGCGCCCAAGGGCCGCTATCTCGGCGCGCCCGTCAGCTGGGGCGGCTTCGACGAGGAGCGTGTGAAGGCGCTCGACCTGCCTTTCGAGGTCGTTCATGCCGGCACGGAAGCGGCCATGTTCGCCGAACTCCAGTCCGCCTACGAACGCAAGGCGCCGATCATCCTTTGGGTCTACCAGCCGCATTGGGTGCCGTCGGTCTTCTCCGGCTCCTTCGTCAAGTTCCCTCCGTATGAGGAAGCCTGCTACACGGATCCGTCCTGGGGCGAAAACAAGACGGCGACCCATGACTGCGGCAAGCCGGAAGGCTGGATCAAGAAGATGGCCTGGG
Coding sequences within:
- a CDS encoding ABC transporter substrate-binding protein; the encoded protein is MKRLIASAMLALSLGAAAPASAFEPESTDTIKLMVADWSSMLIDTEILNIILSTYGYSVETVVADDSARYPGFETGDLTIALETWQTTQDKPFTKSLATGNVLDMGELGPHAKEEWWYPSYMEEKCPGLPDWKALKNCAEAFSSPETAPKGRYLGAPVSWGGFDEERVKALDLPFEVVHAGTEAAMFAELQSAYERKAPIILWVYQPHWVPSVFSGSFVKFPPYEEACYTDPSWGENKTATHDCGKPEGWIKKMAWAGGEKVWPCAYDIVRKFTLDGKELGDLVYEVDVKGRAVNEVAMEWAKTNEAKWRSWAACAEK